From Cellulomonas chengniuliangii, the proteins below share one genomic window:
- a CDS encoding HGxxPAAW family protein, protein MAEQTVERRPGNGATGSSSEETVTLPLSTPPTNHGHTNASWTLVVFVLVGFTMSGLALVFSTPWVFWAGMGVIVLGVIVGKVLQILGHGQGGAATLAKQAGQSAH, encoded by the coding sequence ATGGCCGAGCAGACAGTTGAGCGCCGCCCCGGGAACGGGGCCACCGGCTCCTCGTCCGAGGAGACGGTCACCCTGCCCCTCAGCACTCCGCCGACCAACCACGGGCACACCAACGCCTCGTGGACGCTCGTGGTGTTCGTGCTCGTCGGCTTCACGATGTCGGGCCTCGCGCTCGTGTTCTCCACGCCGTGGGTCTTCTGGGCCGGCATGGGCGTCATCGTGCTCGGGGTCATCGTCGGCAAGGTCCTGCAGATCCTCGGCCACGGGCAGGGCGGCGCGGCAACGCTCGCGAAGCAGGCGGGTCAGAGCGCACACTGA